A portion of the Acidisarcina polymorpha genome contains these proteins:
- a CDS encoding NAD(P)H-dependent oxidoreductase subunit E codes for MPVYPMPPLPSDDKRWKIVNGTMRRHGYERNALIETLHTVQSSFGCLDDNAIRFVARALHVPLSQAFGVATFYNHFSMKPPGKHTCTICIGTACYIKGADRLLAAAEKLLQIKPGKTTQDGNVSLMTARCVGACGRAPVMLVDEELVGLVEPVRMLEQLESWTSHD; via the coding sequence TTGCCAGTCTACCCAATGCCCCCGCTTCCGTCGGATGACAAACGCTGGAAGATCGTCAACGGGACGATGCGCCGCCACGGCTACGAGCGCAATGCTCTGATCGAGACCCTGCATACCGTCCAGTCTTCCTTCGGGTGCCTGGATGACAACGCAATCCGGTTTGTGGCCCGGGCGCTGCATGTGCCTTTAAGCCAGGCCTTTGGGGTGGCGACTTTTTACAACCACTTCAGCATGAAGCCGCCGGGCAAGCATACCTGCACCATTTGTATTGGAACTGCCTGCTATATCAAAGGCGCCGACCGGCTGCTGGCCGCGGCGGAAAAGCTGTTGCAAATCAAGCCCGGCAAAACAACGCAGGACGGCAATGTTTCCTTAATGACGGCCCGGTGCGTAGGCGCCTGCGGCCGCGCCCCAGTGATGCTTGTGGATGAAGAACTTGTAGGACTTGTGGAACCTGTGCGGATGCTGGAGCAGCTGGAAAGTTGGACTTCCCATGACTAG
- a CDS encoding NuoF family protein: protein MQIAETVNAEHGKFDHEVNVCVALGCLSQHSDQLKDALTKEAAASGKRCRVRQTGCMGLCAAGPLVLVEPSETLYGGVRAEDAKELIDSLGEQPVERLAVHRENYFERQQHIVLENSGYIDPEKIDEYIGRDGYRALVKVLTEMTPAVVIEQISASGLRGRGGGGYPTGLKWSTVAKSTGAQKYVICNADEGDPGAFMDRSVLESDPQRVIEGMAIAAYAVGATKGYIYVRAEYPLAVSRLTVSLREARRRGFLGTNICGTAFAFDIEIRLGAGAFVCGEETALIASIEGLRGQPRPRPPYPAMSGLFGSPTLINNVETFANVPPILRNGADWYSSIGADKSKGTKVFALTGRIANTGLIEVPMGMTLREIVFDIGGGVPNGGKFKAVQTGGPSGGCIPEEHLDLPVTYDALIGVGSMMGSGGMIVMDDTSCMVNVARFFVEFCMTESCGKCIPCRAGTVQMFQLLTKICDGVATHADLDLLVDLCDVIKNTSLCGLGMTAPNPVLSTLRYFKHEYLEHIEQKHCRAGVCACGSRVMAGEEVTA from the coding sequence TTGCAGATCGCCGAGACAGTCAATGCCGAGCATGGGAAGTTCGACCATGAGGTGAATGTATGTGTCGCATTGGGTTGCCTTTCGCAGCATAGCGATCAACTCAAAGATGCCTTGACCAAGGAAGCGGCCGCGTCGGGCAAGCGCTGCCGGGTTCGCCAGACGGGTTGCATGGGGCTCTGCGCGGCTGGTCCGCTGGTGCTGGTCGAGCCGTCTGAGACCCTCTATGGCGGCGTACGCGCCGAAGACGCCAAGGAGTTAATCGACAGCCTCGGGGAGCAGCCGGTCGAGCGGCTCGCCGTTCACCGGGAGAACTACTTCGAACGGCAACAACACATCGTGCTCGAAAACTCCGGGTACATCGATCCGGAAAAAATCGACGAGTACATCGGCCGCGACGGATATCGGGCGCTCGTGAAGGTGCTGACGGAGATGACGCCGGCGGTGGTGATCGAGCAAATCTCAGCGAGCGGACTGCGCGGCCGCGGAGGCGGAGGCTATCCGACCGGCCTGAAATGGAGCACGGTCGCCAAATCTACCGGCGCCCAGAAGTATGTGATCTGCAATGCCGACGAGGGCGATCCCGGAGCGTTCATGGACCGGAGCGTGCTCGAGAGCGACCCGCAGCGGGTCATCGAAGGCATGGCGATTGCCGCCTATGCAGTTGGAGCCACCAAGGGATACATTTACGTCCGAGCAGAGTATCCGCTTGCCGTCAGCCGCCTGACGGTGTCGCTTCGCGAGGCCCGGCGGCGCGGCTTTCTGGGGACAAATATCTGCGGCACGGCGTTTGCCTTCGACATCGAAATCCGTCTCGGCGCGGGCGCGTTTGTATGCGGTGAGGAGACGGCGCTCATCGCCTCGATCGAAGGACTGCGCGGCCAGCCGCGGCCGCGGCCGCCCTATCCCGCCATGTCGGGACTGTTCGGCTCGCCCACGCTGATCAACAACGTCGAGACCTTCGCCAATGTGCCGCCGATCCTTCGCAACGGCGCTGACTGGTACTCGAGCATAGGCGCTGACAAGAGCAAGGGGACCAAGGTCTTCGCCTTAACCGGCAGGATCGCCAACACCGGACTGATCGAGGTGCCAATGGGCATGACCCTGCGCGAGATCGTCTTCGACATCGGCGGCGGCGTCCCCAACGGAGGCAAGTTCAAGGCGGTGCAAACTGGCGGCCCTTCCGGCGGCTGCATTCCCGAGGAGCACCTCGACCTGCCGGTGACCTACGATGCGCTGATCGGCGTGGGTTCGATGATGGGATCGGGCGGCATGATCGTGATGGACGACACCTCCTGCATGGTCAACGTGGCGAGGTTCTTCGTGGAGTTCTGCATGACCGAGTCTTGCGGCAAGTGCATCCCCTGCCGGGCGGGCACGGTGCAGATGTTCCAGCTCCTCACCAAAATCTGCGATGGGGTCGCCACCCACGCCGACCTCGATCTGCTGGTCGACTTGTGCGACGTGATCAAGAACACCAGCCTATGCGGACTGGGCATGACTGCGCCGAATCCGGTGCTGAGCACGCTGCGCTACTTCAAACACGAATACCTGGAGCACATCGAGCAGAAGCATTGCCGCGCCGGGGTGTGCGCTTGCGGCAGCAGAGTGATGGCCGGGGAAGAGGTGACTGCATGA